Proteins from one Microtus pennsylvanicus isolate mMicPen1 chromosome 7, mMicPen1.hap1, whole genome shotgun sequence genomic window:
- the Syt6 gene encoding synaptotagmin-6 isoform X3: protein MPRRNKEASSPSSANPASETLQSPSSRGNMADKLKDPSALGFLEAAVKISHTSPDIPAEVQMSVKEHIMRHTRLQRQTTEPASSTRHTSFKRHLPRQMHVSSVDYGNELPPAAEQPTSIGRIKPELYKQKSVDGEDAKSEAAKSCGKINFSLRYDYESETLIVRILKAFDLPAKDFCGSSDPYVKIYLLPDRKCKLQTRVHRKTLNPTFDENFHFPVPYEELADRKLHLSVFDFDRFSRHDMIGEVILDNLFEASDLSRETSIWKDIQYATSESVDLGEIMFSLCYLPTAGRLTLTVIKCRNLKAMDITGYSDPYVKVSLLCDGRRLKKKKTTIKKNTLNPVYNEAIIFDIPPENMDQVSLLISVMDYDRVGHNEIIGVCRVGINAEGLGRDHWNEMLAYPRKPIAHWHSLVEVKKSFKEWQGRAASFDSESSCPSPKPPPTP, encoded by the exons ATGCCCAGGAGGAACAAGGAGGCCTCCAGCCCTTCTTCTGCTAACCCTGCTTCAGAGACCCTCCAGAGTCCCAGCTCCAGAGGCAACATGGCAGATAAGCTGAAGGACCCCAGTGCCCTGGGCTTCCTGGAGGCGGCTGTGAAGATCAGCCACACATCCCCAGATATTCCAGCTGAGGTGCAGATGTCGGTCAAAGAACATATCATGCGTCACACGAGGCTGCAGCGACAGACCACAGAACCAGCATCTTCTACCAG GCACACGTCCTTCAAGCGCCACCTGCCACGGCAGATGCACGTCTCCAGCGTAGACTACGGCAATGAGCTGCCGCCAGCGGCCGAGCAGCCCACCAGCATTGGCCGAATCAAACCCGAGCTCTATAAGCAGAAGTCAGTGGATGGGGAGGATGCCAAGTCCGAGGCCGCCAAGAGCTGTGGGAAGATCAACTTCAGCCTCCGCTACGACTACGAGAGTGAGACCCTGATTGTGCGTATCCTGAAGGCCTTTGACCTCCCCGCCAAGGACTTCTGTGGAAGTTCTGACCCTTATGTCAAGATCTACCTCCTGCCTGACCGCAAGTGCAAGCTGCAGACGCGGGTGCACCGCAAGACCCTGAACCCCACCTTTGATGAGAACTTCCACTTCCCAGTGCCCTACGAGGAGCTGGCTGACCGCAAGCTGCATCTCAGTGTCTTTGACTTTGACCGCTTCTCCCGCCATGACATGATCGGGGAGGTCATCCTGGACAATCTCTTTGAGGCCTCTGACCTGTCCCGGGAGACCTCCATTTGGAAGGACATCCAATACGCCACTAGT GAAAGTGTGGACCTGGGAGAGATCATGTTCTCCCTCTGCTACCTGCCCACAGCAGGCAGGCTCACCCTCACCGTGATCAAGTGCCGCAATCTCAAGGCCATGGACATCACGGGCTACTCAG ATCCCTACGTCAAAGTATCCCTGCTGTGTGATGGGCGGAggctgaagaagaagaaaacaaccaTCAAAAAGAACACCCTCAATCCCGTCTACAACGAGGCCATCATCTTTGACATCCCCCCAGAAAACATGGATCAAGTGAGCTTGCTCATCTCCGTTATGGACTATGATAG AGTTGGTCACAATGAGATCATAGGAGTCTGTAGAGTGGGGATCAATGCTGAAGGCCTCGGCAGGGACCACTGGAACGAGATGCTGGCGTATCCACGGAAACCCATCGCACACTGGCACTCCTTGGTGGAGGTAAAGAAATCCTTCAAAGAG
- the Syt6 gene encoding synaptotagmin-6 isoform X4 codes for MPRRNKEASSPSSANPASETLQSPSSRGNMADKLKDPSALGFLEAAVKISHTSPDIPAEVQMSVKEHIMRHTRLQRQTTEPASSTRHTSFKRHLPRQMHVSSVDYGNELPPAAEQPTSIGRIKPELYKQKSVDGEDAKSEAAKSCGKINFSLRYDYESETLIVRILKAFDLPAKDFCGSSDPYVKIYLLPDRKCKLQTRVHRKTLNPTFDENFHFPVPYEELADRKLHLSVFDFDRFSRHDMIGEVILDNLFEASDLSRETSIWKDIQYATSESVDLGEIMFSLCYLPTAGRLTLTVIKCRNLKAMDITGYSDPYVKVSLLCDGRRLKKKKTTIKKNTLNPVYNEAIIFDIPPENMDQVSLLISVMDYDRVGHNEIIGVCRVGINAEGLGRDHWNEMLAYPRKPIAHWHSLVEWQGRAASFDSESSCPSPKPPPTP; via the exons ATGCCCAGGAGGAACAAGGAGGCCTCCAGCCCTTCTTCTGCTAACCCTGCTTCAGAGACCCTCCAGAGTCCCAGCTCCAGAGGCAACATGGCAGATAAGCTGAAGGACCCCAGTGCCCTGGGCTTCCTGGAGGCGGCTGTGAAGATCAGCCACACATCCCCAGATATTCCAGCTGAGGTGCAGATGTCGGTCAAAGAACATATCATGCGTCACACGAGGCTGCAGCGACAGACCACAGAACCAGCATCTTCTACCAG GCACACGTCCTTCAAGCGCCACCTGCCACGGCAGATGCACGTCTCCAGCGTAGACTACGGCAATGAGCTGCCGCCAGCGGCCGAGCAGCCCACCAGCATTGGCCGAATCAAACCCGAGCTCTATAAGCAGAAGTCAGTGGATGGGGAGGATGCCAAGTCCGAGGCCGCCAAGAGCTGTGGGAAGATCAACTTCAGCCTCCGCTACGACTACGAGAGTGAGACCCTGATTGTGCGTATCCTGAAGGCCTTTGACCTCCCCGCCAAGGACTTCTGTGGAAGTTCTGACCCTTATGTCAAGATCTACCTCCTGCCTGACCGCAAGTGCAAGCTGCAGACGCGGGTGCACCGCAAGACCCTGAACCCCACCTTTGATGAGAACTTCCACTTCCCAGTGCCCTACGAGGAGCTGGCTGACCGCAAGCTGCATCTCAGTGTCTTTGACTTTGACCGCTTCTCCCGCCATGACATGATCGGGGAGGTCATCCTGGACAATCTCTTTGAGGCCTCTGACCTGTCCCGGGAGACCTCCATTTGGAAGGACATCCAATACGCCACTAGT GAAAGTGTGGACCTGGGAGAGATCATGTTCTCCCTCTGCTACCTGCCCACAGCAGGCAGGCTCACCCTCACCGTGATCAAGTGCCGCAATCTCAAGGCCATGGACATCACGGGCTACTCAG ATCCCTACGTCAAAGTATCCCTGCTGTGTGATGGGCGGAggctgaagaagaagaaaacaaccaTCAAAAAGAACACCCTCAATCCCGTCTACAACGAGGCCATCATCTTTGACATCCCCCCAGAAAACATGGATCAAGTGAGCTTGCTCATCTCCGTTATGGACTATGATAG AGTTGGTCACAATGAGATCATAGGAGTCTGTAGAGTGGGGATCAATGCTGAAGGCCTCGGCAGGGACCACTGGAACGAGATGCTGGCGTATCCACGGAAACCCATCGCACACTGGCACTCCTTGGTGGAG